The following are encoded together in the Trichomycterus rosablanca isolate fTriRos1 chromosome 19, fTriRos1.hap1, whole genome shotgun sequence genome:
- the birc5b gene encoding baculoviral IAP repeat-containing protein 5b, which produces MSNSDVIESRFLAFDQMYSYEKRLQTFNDWPFREDCQCTPELMAKAGFVHCPSENEPDVACCFYCLKELEGWEPEDIPWSEHAKRSPDCGFLQMKPFDELTAIDFFRLEQGRIRNYIRKVAHMKIAYFRDEVENTSKSLRVLFDIVQ; this is translated from the exons atgtctAATTCAGATGTAATCGAATCCAGATTTCTGGCTTTTGATCAGATGTACAGCTATGAGAAAAGATTACAGACGTTTAATGACTGGCCTTTCCGTGAGGATTGTCAGTGCACACCTGAACTG ATGGCGAAAGCTGGTTTTGTCCACTGCCCCAGCGAGAATGAGCCTGATGTGGCCTGCTGTTTTTACTGCCTAAAAGAACTGGAGGGCTGGGAGCCAGAAGATATTCCCTG GTCGGAGCATGCCAAACGGTCCCCTGACTGTGGATTTCTGCAGATGAAACCGTTTGATGAGCTCACTGCCATCGATTTCTTTCGTCTTGAGCAGGGGAGGATTCGAAACTACATA AGAAAAGTTGCACACATGAAGATAGCGTACTTTCGTGACGAAGTGGAAAACACCAGCAAAAGTCTGAGAGTTCTGTTTGATATTGTGCAGTGA